A genomic segment from Elusimicrobiales bacterium encodes:
- a CDS encoding squalene/phytoene synthase family protein — MMTTREILKRTSRSLYLSARALPAYMRPAFSCAYLLCRAADTIADTEAVPRARRLERIRRFPLLPERRPLRKAALARLAEEISAPDGG; from the coding sequence ATGATGACAACGCGGGAAATACTCAAACGCACTTCGCGCTCGCTCTACCTGAGCGCGCGGGCGCTGCCGGCATACATGCGCCCGGCGTTTTCGTGCGCGTATCTGCTGTGCCGCGCGGCGGACACCATAGCCGATACCGAGGCTGTCCCGCGCGCGCGGCGGCTGGAGCGCATACGCCGGTTCCCGCTGCTGCCGGAGCGCAGGCCGCTGCGCAAGGCCGCGCTGGCCCGGCTTGCGGAGGAAATCTCCGCGCCGGACGGCGGAG
- the nadB gene encoding L-aspartate oxidase, whose amino-acid sequence MAESDFLVVGSGLAGMMAALELAGSGTVNIITKRDALASSSAAAQGGVAAAVSPEDSFASHEADTLLAGAGLCDENAVKIAVSQGPECIRRLLELGAKFSRKNGLLELGLEGGHSRRRIIHSRDLTGLEISRTLEAACRKHPNIRIFESRAAIDLILRGHARDIPPDKNRCFGAYALSGTGKVELFSAKFTVIASGGAGKVYRYTSNPDCATGDGMAMAYRAGVPLKNMEFVQFHPTCLYHPRAKSFLISEAVRGEGAILRLANGRPFMKQYSPLAELAPRDIVARAIDSELKRSGADCVFLDITAKKPDFIKRRFPYIYRTCLSYGIDMAKEPVPVVPAAHFFCGGIETGAEGRTVMDGLYAVGEAACTGLHGANRLASNSLLEACVFARRAAGDIKSRLPSFRRGAPRLTDWKTGRAVASEEAVIVAQNWEEIRALMWNYVGIVRTDKRLERAARRMQLINDEIRQYYWDFLVTRDVAELRNIACVAEAVIRSAALRRESRGLHYNADYPRSSPDWLRPTVIDRYR is encoded by the coding sequence ATGGCTGAATCCGATTTTCTGGTAGTCGGCAGCGGGCTGGCCGGCATGATGGCCGCGCTGGAACTGGCCGGTAGCGGCACGGTCAATATTATCACCAAGCGCGACGCGCTGGCCTCCAGCAGCGCGGCGGCGCAGGGCGGCGTGGCGGCGGCCGTTTCGCCGGAGGATTCCTTTGCCAGCCACGAGGCCGACACCCTGCTGGCCGGCGCCGGGCTTTGCGACGAAAACGCGGTTAAAATCGCGGTCTCGCAGGGGCCGGAGTGCATACGGCGGCTGCTGGAGCTGGGCGCGAAGTTCTCGCGCAAAAACGGCTTGCTGGAGCTGGGGCTTGAAGGCGGGCACAGCAGGCGCAGAATCATCCACTCGCGCGATCTGACCGGGCTTGAAATTTCCAGGACGCTTGAAGCCGCCTGCCGCAAACATCCCAATATAAGAATTTTTGAAAGCCGCGCCGCCATAGACCTCATCCTGCGCGGCCACGCGCGCGACATCCCGCCGGATAAAAACCGCTGCTTCGGCGCCTATGCGCTGTCCGGCACCGGGAAAGTGGAGCTTTTCTCCGCCAAGTTCACCGTTATCGCCTCCGGCGGGGCGGGCAAGGTGTACCGCTACACCTCCAACCCGGACTGCGCCACCGGCGACGGCATGGCCATGGCTTACCGCGCCGGCGTGCCGCTTAAAAACATGGAATTCGTGCAGTTCCATCCGACCTGCCTCTACCATCCCAGGGCCAAGTCATTCCTGATTTCCGAGGCGGTGCGCGGCGAGGGCGCGATACTGCGCCTTGCAAACGGCAGGCCGTTCATGAAACAATACTCCCCGCTGGCCGAGCTTGCCCCGCGCGACATAGTGGCCCGCGCCATAGACAGCGAGCTTAAACGTTCCGGCGCGGACTGCGTTTTTCTGGACATCACCGCCAAAAAGCCGGATTTCATAAAACGGAGATTTCCGTATATCTACAGGACCTGCCTTTCCTACGGCATAGACATGGCAAAAGAGCCTGTTCCCGTGGTGCCGGCGGCGCATTTTTTCTGCGGCGGCATAGAAACCGGCGCCGAGGGCCGCACTGTAATGGACGGGCTTTACGCCGTGGGCGAGGCCGCCTGCACCGGCCTGCACGGCGCGAACCGCCTGGCCTCCAATTCGCTGCTGGAGGCCTGCGTCTTCGCCCGCCGGGCCGCCGGCGATATAAAATCCCGCCTGCCGTCGTTCAGGCGCGGCGCGCCCCGGCTTACCGACTGGAAAACGGGCCGCGCCGTCGCCAGCGAGGAGGCGGTGATAGTGGCCCAGAACTGGGAGGAAATCCGCGCGCTGATGTGGAATTATGTCGGCATAGTCCGCACCGACAAGCGGCTGGAGCGCGCCGCGCGCCGGATGCAGCTTATAAACGACGAGATTCGCCAGTATTACTGGGATTTTCTGGTTACAAGGGACGTGGCGGAGCTGCGCAATATCGCCTGCGTGGCCGAGGCGGTCATACGCAGCGCCGCGCTGCGGCGCGAAAGCCGGGGGCTGCATTACAACGCCGATTATCCCCGTTCCAGCCCGGACTGGCTGCGCCCCACCGTCATAGACAGATACAGATGA
- the rfaE2 gene encoding D-glycero-beta-D-manno-heptose 1-phosphate adenylyltransferase, producing the protein MKTSRKTVSLKSLLRWRAACRRAGRKVAFTNGCFDILHSGHVRLLEAARSTGGCLVVGLNSDDSVRRLKGPSRPVNPQADRAAVLAALEAVDRVVVFGEDTPQRILSLIRPDVLVKGADYRTGQIIGREFAGKVARVKLVKGKSTTAIISRIHG; encoded by the coding sequence ATGAAAACGTCAAGGAAAACGGTTTCGCTAAAATCCCTGCTCAGGTGGCGCGCGGCCTGCCGCCGCGCGGGCCGGAAAGTTGCGTTCACAAACGGCTGTTTTGACATACTCCACAGCGGCCATGTCCGGCTGCTGGAGGCGGCCCGCTCCACAGGCGGCTGCCTGGTGGTGGGGCTTAATTCAGACGATTCGGTGCGCAGGCTAAAAGGCCCCTCGCGCCCCGTCAACCCACAGGCCGACAGGGCCGCCGTCCTTGCCGCGCTGGAGGCGGTGGACCGCGTGGTGGTTTTCGGCGAGGACACGCCGCAGCGTATTCTAAGCCTCATCCGCCCCGATGTCCTGGTAAAAGGCGCCGATTACAGGACCGGCCAGATAATAGGCCGGGAATTTGCCGGAAAAGTGGCGCGGGTGAAACTTGTCAAAGGCAAATCAACAACCGCTATTATAAGCAGAATACATGGCTGA